The Flavobacterium sp. 123 genome contains a region encoding:
- the trxB gene encoding thioredoxin-disulfide reductase yields MSDTIEKIKCLIIGSGPAGYTAAIYAARANMNPVLYQGMQPGGQLTTTNEVENFPGYVDGVTGPEMMMQLQAQAQRFGADIRDGWATKVDFSGDVHKVWINDSIELHCETVIISTGASAKYLGLPSEQHYLKMGGGVSACAVCDGFFYRNQEVVIVGAGDSACEEAHYLSKLCKKVTMLVRSEKFRASKIMEERVRKTENITILMNHDTVEVLGDEQVVTAVKAKNKTTGEIFDIEATGFFVAIGHKPNTDIFASYLTLDETGYIVNTPGTSKTNVAGVFVAGDAADHVYRQAITAAGTGCMAALDAERYIAAKE; encoded by the coding sequence ATGTCTGATACAATCGAAAAAATTAAATGCCTTATTATAGGTTCTGGCCCTGCAGGTTACACTGCTGCAATCTATGCTGCTAGGGCAAATATGAACCCTGTTTTATACCAAGGAATGCAACCAGGAGGACAATTGACAACTACTAATGAAGTTGAAAATTTCCCAGGTTATGTTGATGGAGTAACTGGTCCAGAAATGATGATGCAATTACAAGCACAAGCGCAACGTTTTGGAGCAGATATACGTGATGGATGGGCAACTAAAGTTGATTTTTCAGGAGATGTTCATAAGGTTTGGATTAATGATAGTATAGAATTACATTGTGAAACGGTAATCATTTCTACAGGTGCTTCTGCTAAATATTTAGGATTGCCTTCAGAACAACATTATTTAAAAATGGGCGGTGGAGTTTCTGCTTGTGCTGTTTGTGATGGTTTTTTCTATAGAAATCAAGAAGTTGTAATTGTAGGAGCGGGAGATTCAGCTTGTGAAGAAGCACATTATTTATCTAAGCTTTGTAAAAAAGTAACTATGTTAGTGCGTAGTGAAAAATTTAGAGCTTCTAAAATTATGGAAGAACGTGTTCGTAAAACCGAAAACATTACCATATTAATGAATCATGATACAGTAGAAGTTTTAGGCGATGAGCAAGTGGTAACTGCAGTGAAAGCTAAAAATAAAACTACTGGCGAAATTTTTGATATTGAAGCTACAGGTTTCTTCGTGGCGATAGGGCATAAACCGAATACAGATATTTTTGCATCGTATTTAACATTAGATGAAACAGGATATATAGTTAATACTCCTGGTACTTCAAAAACTAATGTTGCTGGTGTATTCGTTGCTGGTGATGCTGCGGATCATGTGTACCGTCAAGCAATTACTGCTGCAGGTACAGGTTGTATGGCTGCATTAGATGCTGAAAGGTATATTGCTGCTAAAGAATAA